In one window of Streptosporangium sp. NBC_01495 DNA:
- a CDS encoding class I SAM-dependent methyltransferase, which yields MAETPERFSVGLAAWQQWQEAPWGRIRYTVAEANLVSHLESLGEERLRILDLAGGDGGDAIRLAAQGHHITIVDHAPAMLAAADQRAAAAGLTDRIVCVEADVSALPRDITAARFDVVLCHNLLAYTDDVTATLRAALTPLAPGGLLSVIATNQYSAALNVAVREMDPAAALAALASDQARTQTFDSALTLHTAEKIIAILEELGCGRVDHFGIRSFCDYIIDDDRKDESAFYADLERLELAVTHRHPYMHTARLFQLITRTRDR from the coding sequence ATGGCTGAAACACCGGAGAGATTCAGCGTCGGGTTGGCCGCTTGGCAGCAGTGGCAAGAGGCTCCCTGGGGCCGGATCCGGTACACCGTCGCCGAGGCCAACTTGGTTAGCCACCTTGAATCTCTCGGCGAAGAACGCTTGCGGATTCTCGATCTGGCCGGTGGAGACGGCGGTGACGCGATCCGCCTGGCCGCTCAAGGTCACCACATCACCATCGTCGATCACGCGCCGGCCATGCTGGCCGCAGCCGATCAGCGGGCCGCCGCAGCTGGCTTGACGGACAGGATCGTCTGCGTCGAAGCCGACGTGAGCGCCCTGCCCCGGGACATCACCGCCGCGAGGTTCGATGTCGTGCTCTGCCACAACCTCCTGGCCTACACCGACGATGTCACCGCGACCCTCCGCGCCGCCCTGACCCCGCTCGCACCCGGCGGTCTTCTCTCCGTTATTGCGACCAACCAGTATTCCGCGGCTTTGAACGTCGCTGTTCGTGAGATGGATCCCGCGGCCGCGCTGGCCGCGCTCGCATCGGATCAGGCCAGGACGCAGACCTTCGACTCTGCCCTCACCTTGCACACCGCCGAGAAGATCATCGCCATCCTGGAGGAGCTCGGTTGCGGACGCGTCGACCACTTCGGGATTCGGAGCTTCTGCGATTACATCATCGATGATGATCGCAAGGACGAGTCGGCGTTCTACGCTGACCTCGAACGCCTCGAGTTGGCCGTCACCCACCGGCACCCCTACATGCACACTGCCAGGCTCTTTCAGCTCATCACCCGCACGCGGGACCGGTGA
- a CDS encoding VOC family protein, with amino-acid sequence MVTQWHVDDVQAILDRLLAMGATPYMRLTEHGPGFVAASVVDPFGNLLGIMYNKHSLEILGR; translated from the coding sequence ATGGTCACTCAATGGCATGTCGACGACGTACAAGCCATCTTGGACCGGCTGCTGGCCATGGGAGCCACACCGTACATGCGGCTCACCGAGCACGGCCCCGGTTTCGTCGCCGCGTCCGTAGTCGACCCGTTCGGCAACCTGCTGGGCATCATGTACAACAAGCATTCCTTGGAAATCCTGGGCCGATGA